A window of the Proteus terrae subsp. cibarius genome harbors these coding sequences:
- a CDS encoding pirin family protein, whose product MIKYRTAQQCGKADYGWLQARYTFSFGHYFDPHFLDYGTLRVLNQEVLAPNSEFKAKTYPHVDVVNLILQGEATYLDNMGRTVTAKKNECLLISPHNTDTYIEKNSSPDTPLTRIQLWLNACPQQESVASQKLVLDENLKYQLLASPTGDDGSLILRQTIWLYHIHLQAGDEITLPIKGQKGFLQSIKGGTYLQTSTQENGQIQCGDGAFIQDSHNITLKSSAEFRGLFIDIIS is encoded by the coding sequence ATGATAAAATACAGAACAGCACAACAGTGTGGTAAAGCGGATTATGGTTGGCTACAAGCTCGCTACACATTTTCCTTTGGCCACTACTTTGACCCTCATTTTTTAGACTATGGCACGCTAAGAGTGCTCAACCAAGAAGTGCTTGCCCCAAATTCTGAGTTTAAAGCAAAGACTTATCCTCATGTGGATGTGGTTAATCTTATTCTTCAAGGGGAAGCAACATACCTTGATAATATGGGACGTACAGTGACGGCAAAAAAAAATGAGTGCTTACTTATTTCACCGCATAATACTGATACGTATATAGAGAAAAACAGTAGTCCTGATACACCATTAACTCGTATTCAATTGTGGCTAAATGCGTGTCCACAACAAGAAAGTGTAGCCTCACAAAAATTGGTATTAGATGAAAATTTAAAATATCAATTATTAGCCTCACCTACCGGTGATGATGGCTCGCTAATATTAAGGCAAACCATCTGGCTTTATCATATTCATTTGCAAGCAGGTGATGAAATTACACTACCAATAAAAGGGCAGAAAGGCTTTTTGCAATCCATAAAAGGTGGCACCTATTTGCAAACATCAACACAAGAAAATGGGCAAATTCAGTGTGGTGATGGGGCATTTATTCAAGATAGCCATAATATTACATTGAAAAGCTCGGCTGAATTTCGTGGTTTATTTATTGATATTATCTCGTGA
- the sstT gene encoding serine/threonine transporter SstT yields the protein MDKQQSRVFSLFFKGSLVKQILVGLVAGILLAWLAPEAAKMMSLLGTLFISALKAVAPILVWVLVMASIANHRQGQKSNIRPVLILYLLATFFAALTAVVASFMFPSVLTLVVNESQLSPPENIAEVLKGVLINVVANPVDALINGNYMGILAWSIGLGLALRHASDTTKALTQDLADAVTNLVRVVIRLAPIGIFGLVSSTIATTGFEALSGYLHVLVVLIGCMLFVALVVNPIIVFWKIRSNPYPLVFACLRESGVTAFFTRSSAANIPVNMAMCRRMNLNEDTYSVSIPLGATINMGGAAITITILTLAAVNTLGMPVDIPTALLLSLVAAICACGASGVAGGSLLLIPLACSMFGISNDIAMQVVAVGVMIGVLQDSAETALNSATDVLFTATVCIAEDNRISDNPLTEKNNG from the coding sequence ATGGATAAACAACAATCCAGAGTCTTCAGCCTGTTTTTTAAGGGAAGTCTCGTCAAACAAATACTCGTTGGTTTAGTCGCAGGGATCTTACTTGCTTGGTTAGCGCCAGAAGCTGCCAAGATGATGAGCTTACTAGGTACCCTGTTTATTAGCGCACTGAAAGCTGTAGCACCTATCTTAGTATGGGTACTGGTTATGGCTTCGATTGCTAATCACCGCCAAGGGCAAAAATCGAATATTCGCCCTGTATTAATTTTATATCTGTTAGCAACGTTCTTTGCTGCATTAACCGCGGTTGTGGCAAGCTTTATGTTCCCATCCGTTTTAACGCTGGTTGTTAATGAATCACAACTGTCACCACCTGAAAATATTGCTGAAGTCCTTAAAGGTGTATTAATTAATGTGGTTGCAAACCCTGTTGATGCACTTATTAATGGTAACTATATGGGCATTCTAGCGTGGTCTATCGGACTAGGCTTAGCATTACGCCATGCAAGTGATACTACTAAAGCTTTAACACAAGATTTAGCGGATGCAGTAACAAACCTAGTACGTGTTGTTATTCGTTTAGCCCCTATCGGTATTTTTGGTTTAGTGTCGTCAACTATCGCAACAACAGGTTTTGAAGCTTTATCTGGTTACTTGCATGTTCTTGTTGTGCTAATTGGCTGTATGTTGTTTGTAGCTTTAGTAGTGAATCCAATAATTGTATTTTGGAAAATTCGCAGTAACCCATATCCATTAGTCTTTGCCTGTTTGCGTGAAAGTGGTGTAACCGCCTTCTTTACGCGTAGTTCAGCTGCAAATATTCCTGTGAATATGGCTATGTGTCGTCGTATGAATTTAAATGAAGACACTTATTCTGTTTCCATCCCATTAGGTGCAACCATCAATATGGGGGGAGCTGCAATCACTATTACTATTTTGACACTCGCGGCTGTAAACACTCTGGGGATGCCTGTTGATATCCCAACTGCGCTGTTATTAAGCCTAGTTGCTGCAATTTGTGCCTGTGGTGCATCAGGAGTTGCTGGAGGATCATTACTATTAATTCCATTAGCTTGTAGCATGTTTGGTATTAGTAATGATATTGCAATGCAAGTTGTTGCTGTTGGAGTCATGATTGGTGTGTTGCAAGATTCAGCAGAAACTGCATTAAATTCAGCAACAGATGTTCTTTTTACTGCAACAGTCTGTATTGCTGAAGATAATCGTATTTCAGATAATCCATTAACTGAAAAAAATAATGGGTAA
- a CDS encoding LysR family transcriptional regulator: MSKDKAITLESLRVMDAIDRRGSFAAAADELNRVPSALSYTMQKLEEDLDVVLFDRSGHRTKFTNVGRMLLDRGRILLEAADKLTSDAEALARGWEPHITIVCEALTPASRLFPLVDKLAEKSNTQLSLVTEVLAGAWESLESGKCDIVISPDMHFRTSSEINFRPLYNTTSVYVASPDHPIHNEPEPLAEETRLKYRGIAIADTARERPVLTVLLLDKQRRLTVSSIEDKRRALIAGLGVATMPIDLIEDDIKEGRLRVVGPEYHHENNIIMAWRRDSMGEAKSWCLREIPKLFASDKK; encoded by the coding sequence ATGAGTAAAGACAAAGCAATTACGTTGGAATCTTTACGAGTCATGGATGCCATTGATCGTAGAGGGAGTTTTGCAGCTGCGGCCGATGAACTAAATCGAGTTCCATCGGCACTCAGTTATACCATGCAGAAATTAGAAGAAGATTTAGATGTTGTTCTTTTTGACCGTTCTGGCCATAGAACTAAATTTACTAATGTTGGCCGAATGCTTCTTGATAGAGGGCGCATATTACTTGAGGCTGCTGATAAATTAACCTCAGATGCTGAAGCCTTAGCAAGAGGTTGGGAGCCACATATCACTATTGTTTGTGAAGCGCTTACCCCAGCATCTCGACTTTTTCCTTTGGTCGATAAATTAGCTGAAAAATCCAATACCCAACTCTCTTTAGTAACAGAAGTATTAGCGGGTGCATGGGAAAGCTTAGAAAGCGGTAAATGTGATATTGTGATTTCACCTGATATGCATTTTCGCACTTCATCTGAAATCAATTTTCGCCCTTTATACAATACCACTAGCGTTTATGTTGCCAGCCCAGATCACCCCATTCATAACGAGCCTGAGCCATTAGCAGAAGAAACTCGCTTAAAATATCGGGGTATTGCGATTGCAGATACCGCAAGAGAACGCCCTGTGTTGACAGTATTGTTGTTAGATAAACAGCGCCGTTTAACGGTCAGTTCTATTGAAGATAAACGCAGAGCGTTAATCGCAGGTTTAGGTGTGGCGACAATGCCGATTGATTTAATTGAAGATGATATTAAAGAAGGGCGTTTACGTGTTGTTGGCCCTGAATATCATCATGAAAATAATATTATTATGGCATGGCGCAGAGATAGCATGGGTGAAGCTAAATCGTGGTGTCTACGTGAAATACCTAAACTCTTTGCGAGCGATAAAAAATAA
- a CDS encoding DUF883 family protein: MSHQRSNEDLRSELKSLADTLEEVLNSSADKSKEEIQSLRAKAESAIKGSREKLSDAGREIVDNTKEIAGKADNYVRENPWTGVGIGAAVGVVLGVLLAKR, encoded by the coding sequence ATGTCTCATCAACGTTCAAATGAAGATCTGCGTAGTGAATTGAAATCTCTTGCTGATACTCTAGAAGAAGTGCTGAACTCCTCTGCAGATAAATCCAAAGAAGAAATCCAAAGCCTGCGTGCAAAAGCAGAATCGGCGATAAAAGGCTCTCGTGAAAAACTTAGCGATGCGGGTCGAGAAATTGTTGATAACACCAAAGAAATCGCCGGAAAAGCAGATAACTATGTTCGTGAAAATCCATGGACAGGTGTCGGTATTGGTGCGGCCGTTGGTGTTGTTCTTGGTGTTCTACTGGCAAAACGCTAA
- a CDS encoding penicillin-binding protein activator, which produces MLSSIFVRFKTGLSYTAILSALIMSGCTLTGQQEQPLTPAAKAEMEMKQFQKVIDDAQGLASLDVIRAYIGLETLITDPQLHQKNIDDTWLTLTKLTPEQRRSVVIKADENTLQGWLDLLNTYEYNKDDADKLSTAVREWQTRYPRNPAALTLPASLLRLSQPSVSASSQIALLLPLTGQAKVFGEAIRQGFLDAQSGLPQPQEMPAPQAPKNDDSLNSILEELGIKNTETPTTDTAKETTENTQATQDQEKESSTFSGDTTLRLDPVAQNSRQVIVYDTNSQSIDVLLKKVQQDGANLIVGPLLKPEVMKTIELQSGLPVLALNELDSVPSATTVCFFSLSPEDETRNAAQHLRQQQKSNPLIIVPDNKFGQRMAQTFADEWQRTGGGTVLQQTFSSVESLKASINRGVGIRMTGTPVLPTANAPLPLETQSIPSASGAIDSVYIIATSDELTLIKPMIDMAISTKKRPPIYVSSRSNQGGTGPDFRMEMDGIQFSDIPLMTGANLPLMQKASSKFANDYSLMRLYAMGIDAWSLANNYNDLTKGTLRFNGISGSLRVEDNCTVYRQLPWMQFKQGKIEPVAQ; this is translated from the coding sequence ATGCTTTCCTCAATTTTTGTGCGTTTTAAAACAGGTTTATCCTATACTGCGATACTCTCTGCGCTGATTATGTCAGGTTGTACCCTGACGGGGCAACAAGAACAACCTCTCACTCCCGCTGCAAAAGCAGAAATGGAGATGAAACAATTTCAAAAAGTGATTGATGACGCTCAAGGGTTGGCATCTTTAGATGTTATTAGAGCCTATATTGGGTTAGAAACATTAATTACAGACCCTCAACTGCATCAGAAAAATATTGATGATACATGGCTCACGCTAACCAAACTCACACCAGAGCAACGCCGTAGTGTTGTTATCAAAGCAGATGAAAATACACTGCAAGGTTGGTTAGACTTACTGAATACCTATGAATACAACAAAGATGATGCTGATAAATTATCAACAGCGGTCAGAGAGTGGCAGACTCGCTATCCTCGCAACCCAGCCGCATTAACACTTCCAGCATCATTGTTACGTCTTTCACAGCCTTCAGTGAGTGCAAGTAGCCAAATCGCATTATTGTTACCTTTAACAGGGCAAGCGAAAGTTTTTGGTGAAGCTATTCGTCAAGGCTTCCTTGATGCGCAAAGTGGTTTACCACAACCTCAAGAAATGCCAGCGCCACAAGCGCCTAAAAATGACGATAGCCTTAATTCAATTTTAGAAGAATTAGGCATCAAAAATACTGAAACACCAACAACAGATACGGCAAAAGAAACAACTGAAAATACGCAAGCGACTCAAGATCAAGAAAAAGAGAGCTCTACATTTTCTGGTGATACAACATTACGCTTAGATCCTGTTGCACAAAACTCTCGCCAAGTGATTGTTTATGATACTAATAGCCAATCTATCGATGTTTTACTGAAAAAAGTACAGCAAGATGGTGCTAACTTAATTGTCGGCCCGTTGCTAAAACCTGAAGTCATGAAGACTATTGAGCTTCAAAGTGGCTTACCTGTATTGGCATTAAATGAGTTAGACAGTGTTCCTTCAGCAACAACCGTTTGTTTCTTCTCTCTTTCACCAGAAGATGAAACCCGTAATGCGGCACAACATTTACGTCAGCAACAAAAATCAAACCCATTAATTATTGTTCCTGATAATAAATTTGGTCAAAGAATGGCACAAACATTTGCTGATGAGTGGCAACGCACCGGCGGCGGTACCGTTTTACAACAAACTTTTAGCTCTGTTGAAAGCTTAAAAGCCTCTATCAACCGTGGTGTGGGTATTCGAATGACGGGTACGCCTGTTCTCCCAACGGCTAATGCACCTTTACCATTAGAGACTCAATCTATTCCATCAGCAAGTGGCGCCATTGATTCTGTTTATATCATTGCGACTAGCGATGAATTAACCTTAATTAAACCAATGATTGATATGGCGATCAGTACCAAAAAGCGTCCACCAATTTATGTTAGCTCACGTAGTAACCAAGGTGGAACCGGCCCTGATTTCCGTATGGAGATGGATGGCATTCAATTTAGTGATATTCCATTGATGACTGGTGCTAATTTGCCATTAATGCAAAAAGCATCAAGCAAATTTGCGAACGATTACTCATTAATGCGTCTTTATGCCATGGGAATTGATGCATGGTCATTAGCAAACAATTACAATGATCTGACAAAAGGCACATTGCGTTTTAATGGTATTTCAGGCTCATTACGTGTTGAAGACAACTGTACTGTTTATAGACAACTCCCTTGGATGCAATTTAAACAAGGTAAGATTGAACCTGTTGCACAGTAA
- a CDS encoding DoxX family protein, whose protein sequence is MINKFNQLVDCSDLGKLVLRVSLGVLMLLHGLHKMEPGGLAGIQGMLANFNLPAFIAYGTVIGEVVAPILLIIGLFTRASALVLAGTMFVAVLMVHSGDLFALNPKTGGWAPESAGFYLFAAIAVMFLGSGRFAVKKD, encoded by the coding sequence ATGATTAATAAATTTAATCAACTTGTTGACTGTTCTGACTTGGGTAAACTTGTATTACGTGTTTCTCTTGGCGTTTTAATGTTATTACATGGGCTTCATAAAATGGAACCGGGTGGATTAGCTGGTATTCAGGGGATGTTGGCTAATTTTAATCTACCCGCCTTTATTGCTTACGGTACCGTGATTGGGGAGGTGGTTGCACCTATATTACTGATTATCGGTCTGTTTACTCGTGCGTCAGCACTTGTTTTAGCAGGTACAATGTTTGTTGCTGTCTTGATGGTTCACTCTGGTGATTTATTTGCATTAAACCCTAAAACAGGGGGATGGGCACCAGAAAGCGCTGGCTTTTACCTATTTGCTGCGATTGCGGTGATGTTTTTAGGTAGTGGTCGTTTTGCAGTGAAAAAAGATTAA
- a CDS encoding NADPH-dependent 2,4-dienoyl-CoA reductase translates to MAHYSHLFSPLDLGFTVLKNRILMGSMHTGLEENPNDAPKLAQFYAQRAAAGVALIVTGGISPNKQGVLLPHAATLMSENQLATHQLVTDAVHQQGGKIALQILHTGRYSYQPNLVAPSAIQSPITPFIPTEMSHEQIEQTIDDYIHCAQLAQKAGYDGVEIMGSEGYLINQFLVSHTNQRNDQWGGNIENRCRFALRILEGIKKAVGERFIIIYRLSMLDLIKDGSDASEVLYLAKAVEKAGATMINTGIGWHEARIPTIATMVPRGQFANVTRELMGKVNIPLITSNRINTPQTAEAILAEGCADMVSMARPFLADPEFVLKAQQGREDEINTCIACNQACLDEIFSGQTASCLVNPFACRETELLVIPTQQPKKLAVVGAGPAGLSFAVTAAKRGHHVTLFEKEDIIGGQLNIASQIPGKEEFQETLRYFKRQLQLTGVIVKNNTEATPHHLKNFDEVILASGVTPHSPDIEGQDNEIVKTYLDVLKHHQPVGKNVVIVGSGGIGFDTGLYLTQKGQCSSLSPCAFNKEWGIDPTLSSRGGIKPTNHLKDNTKHIVMTQRKAGKIGLSLGKTTGWIHRLTLEKKGVKFLTHCHYQKITPEGLVIEQDGKQQLLMADNIILCTGQRAYHPLFAPLEKENKTVHLIGGAKDASALDAKRAIRQGTELALAI, encoded by the coding sequence ATGGCACATTATTCTCATCTATTTTCGCCTCTTGATTTAGGGTTTACTGTACTTAAAAACCGTATTCTTATGGGCTCTATGCATACTGGACTCGAAGAAAATCCAAATGATGCCCCAAAACTTGCACAGTTTTATGCCCAACGTGCGGCTGCGGGTGTTGCATTAATAGTCACTGGAGGGATCTCTCCCAATAAACAAGGTGTGTTATTGCCTCATGCTGCGACATTAATGTCTGAAAACCAACTAGCGACTCATCAACTTGTTACGGATGCAGTTCATCAACAAGGAGGTAAAATTGCTTTACAGATCTTGCATACAGGTCGTTATAGCTACCAGCCAAACTTAGTTGCCCCTTCTGCTATTCAATCTCCAATAACCCCTTTTATACCAACAGAAATGAGTCATGAACAAATCGAACAAACTATCGATGACTATATTCATTGTGCTCAATTAGCCCAAAAGGCGGGCTATGATGGTGTTGAGATAATGGGATCTGAAGGCTATTTAATTAATCAGTTTTTAGTCAGTCATACTAATCAGCGAAACGACCAATGGGGTGGAAATATTGAAAATCGTTGTCGTTTCGCTTTACGTATTCTTGAAGGCATAAAAAAAGCAGTAGGTGAGCGGTTTATTATTATTTACCGCCTCTCTATGTTGGATTTAATTAAAGATGGCTCGGATGCCTCAGAGGTGCTTTATCTTGCTAAAGCTGTAGAGAAAGCGGGCGCAACAATGATCAATACGGGGATCGGTTGGCATGAAGCGCGTATCCCAACCATTGCCACTATGGTGCCAAGAGGCCAATTTGCGAATGTAACACGCGAATTAATGGGAAAAGTGAATATCCCTCTTATTACATCAAACCGTATTAATACACCACAAACCGCAGAAGCTATTTTAGCGGAAGGCTGTGCTGATATGGTTTCAATGGCTCGCCCTTTTCTTGCTGATCCTGAGTTCGTACTTAAAGCACAACAAGGACGTGAAGATGAAATCAATACTTGTATTGCTTGTAATCAGGCGTGTCTTGATGAAATATTTTCAGGTCAAACAGCCTCTTGCTTGGTTAATCCTTTTGCTTGCCGAGAAACCGAACTTCTAGTTATTCCAACCCAACAACCTAAAAAGTTAGCGGTTGTTGGTGCTGGGCCTGCGGGATTATCTTTTGCGGTAACCGCCGCGAAACGTGGTCATCATGTCACACTATTTGAAAAAGAAGATATTATTGGTGGGCAACTGAACATTGCTAGCCAAATACCCGGAAAAGAAGAGTTTCAAGAAACCCTGCGTTACTTTAAACGGCAACTACAACTTACGGGCGTCATTGTTAAAAATAATACCGAAGCCACACCTCATCACCTTAAAAACTTTGACGAGGTTATTTTAGCCAGTGGTGTTACTCCTCACAGTCCTGACATTGAAGGGCAAGATAATGAGATAGTTAAAACTTATCTTGATGTTTTAAAACACCATCAACCTGTGGGTAAAAATGTGGTGATCGTTGGTAGCGGAGGTATTGGCTTTGATACAGGCCTTTATCTTACGCAAAAAGGGCAATGCAGTAGCCTAAGTCCTTGTGCTTTTAATAAAGAATGGGGCATTGATCCGACGCTTTCATCTCGTGGTGGTATCAAGCCCACTAATCACCTTAAAGACAATACCAAACACATTGTGATGACACAGCGTAAAGCTGGAAAGATAGGTTTAAGTTTGGGTAAAACAACAGGTTGGATACACAGACTAACATTAGAAAAAAAAGGCGTTAAATTTTTAACACATTGTCATTATCAAAAAATTACGCCAGAAGGTCTTGTTATTGAACAAGATGGAAAACAACAACTTCTTATGGCTGATAATATTATATTGTGTACAGGACAACGCGCTTATCACCCTTTATTTGCCCCCTTAGAAAAAGAAAACAAAACAGTTCATCTTATTGGTGGAGCAAAAGATGCCAGTGCATTAGATGCAAAACGCGCTATTAGACAAGGAACTGAGCTAGCACTTGCCATTTAA
- a CDS encoding DoxX family protein, producing MKKFEDIALLIARILMPILFISAGYGKIGGYEGTQQYMQAMGVPGFLLPLTILLELGGGLAILFGFLTRTTAIFTAVFTLLTALLFHSNFAEGMNQLMFMKNMTIAGGYLLLVVTGPGKWSLDRIFNKNW from the coding sequence ATGAAAAAATTTGAAGACATTGCGTTATTAATTGCCCGTATTTTAATGCCGATTTTATTTATCAGCGCAGGCTACGGAAAAATTGGTGGCTACGAAGGTACACAACAATATATGCAAGCAATGGGTGTTCCCGGTTTCTTATTACCACTAACCATTTTATTAGAATTAGGTGGTGGATTAGCAATCTTATTTGGTTTCTTAACTCGCACTACAGCAATTTTTACTGCGGTCTTTACTCTCTTAACCGCATTACTGTTCCACAGTAATTTTGCTGAAGGCATGAACCAATTAATGTTTATGAAAAACATGACAATTGCAGGCGGATATTTATTACTGGTTGTTACAGGCCCAGGTAAATGGAGCTTAGATCGTATTTTCAATAAAAATTGGTAA
- a CDS encoding DedA family protein, translating to MEIVRELFLALWHQDYETLANPSLIWIIYILLFTILFLENGVLPAAFLPGDSLLILVGVLIAKDTMDFPLTLLILTAGASLGCWLGYLQGRWLGNTKLVRSWLSHLPEHYHQRAHGLFHRHGLAALLIGRFLAFVRTLLPTIAGLAGLNNTRFQIFNWLSGLLWVGILTTLGYILGNSPLFRQYEHHLMNILMLLPVCLLVIGLIGSIWVVIKKKKTKA from the coding sequence ATGGAAATCGTAAGAGAGCTATTCTTGGCGCTATGGCATCAAGATTACGAAACCTTAGCTAATCCTTCATTAATATGGATTATCTACATTTTATTATTCACCATACTATTCCTAGAAAACGGAGTATTGCCCGCTGCTTTCTTACCAGGAGATAGCTTATTAATTTTAGTGGGCGTGTTAATTGCTAAAGATACAATGGATTTTCCATTGACTTTACTTATTTTGACTGCAGGAGCAAGCCTAGGTTGTTGGTTGGGCTATCTTCAAGGACGATGGCTTGGAAATACGAAATTAGTACGTAGTTGGCTTTCACATCTACCAGAACATTATCACCAGCGCGCACATGGACTTTTTCATCGTCATGGTTTAGCTGCATTACTTATTGGTCGCTTTTTAGCGTTCGTTAGAACATTGTTGCCAACAATTGCCGGCCTTGCTGGATTGAATAATACTCGCTTTCAGATTTTCAATTGGTTAAGTGGACTTTTATGGGTCGGTATACTGACCACATTGGGTTATATATTAGGTAATAGCCCACTATTTCGTCAGTACGAACACCATTTAATGAATATCCTTATGCTATTACCTGTTTGCCTATTAGTTATAGGATTAATTGGTAGTATCTGGGTTGTAATTAAAAAGAAAAAAACGAAAGCGTAA
- a CDS encoding phage holin family protein: MSDTQRPQGPASGVLNSLSKIGAIVIGMVETRLRLIAIELEEEKTTLIQLILMAGVTLLLTAFGLMSLLILLFWVIPPEYRVYALAITTATLLFCALIGAIMTLRKARNSTLLGDTRQQLELDKRLLEQYHDEQTK, from the coding sequence ATGAGTGATACTCAAAGACCACAGGGCCCCGCATCCGGGGTTCTGAATTCTCTCAGTAAAATTGGTGCCATCGTGATAGGCATGGTCGAAACTCGCCTACGGCTAATCGCCATTGAACTGGAAGAAGAAAAAACTACCCTGATCCAGCTTATTTTAATGGCTGGTGTTACCTTGTTGCTCACCGCCTTTGGCTTAATGAGTTTACTTATACTGCTATTTTGGGTTATTCCACCTGAATACCGAGTCTATGCGTTAGCTATCACAACCGCTACTTTACTTTTCTGTGCACTGATTGGTGCCATCATGACATTAAGAAAAGCGCGAAATTCCACATTGTTAGGAGACACTCGCCAGCAATTGGAATTAGATAAACGTCTTTTGGAGCAATATCATGATGAACAGACAAAATAA
- a CDS encoding YqjK-like family protein has translation MMNRQNKQAILARRKKLLLNKIQQQRSDLGQSTQAWLDVTEPYDKAWRILVSLKPAFLVGASFISLYSIKHPKKIIRLGQRAIGAIGLIRTIQKSFKKNSD, from the coding sequence ATGATGAACAGACAAAATAAGCAAGCAATCCTCGCAAGACGTAAAAAGCTGTTGTTGAATAAAATTCAGCAACAGCGCTCCGATTTAGGGCAAAGCACGCAAGCTTGGCTTGATGTGACAGAGCCTTATGATAAAGCGTGGCGGATTTTAGTCTCATTAAAACCTGCATTTTTAGTAGGCGCTAGTTTTATTTCTCTTTACAGTATTAAACACCCTAAAAAAATCATACGATTAGGACAACGCGCTATCGGTGCAATTGGCTTAATTCGGACAATACAGAAGTCCTTCAAAAAAAACTCAGATTGA
- the rsmI gene encoding 16S rRNA (cytidine(1402)-2'-O)-methyltransferase: MNQPNRAAVTTSTLYIVPTPIGNLGDITQRALDVLSHVDLIAAEDTRHTGLLLQHFAINARLYALHDHNEQQKADQLISKLQQGLSIALVSDAGTPLINDPGYHLVNQCRKNGINVVPLPGACAAITALSAAGLPSDRFCYEGFLPAKTKSRQDCLRSLSEEPRTLIFYESTHRLLDSLADMVTVWGEDRYVVLARELTKTWETIQGMPVGELLKWVLEDENRRKGEMVLIVEGYEKPVDDDFSPEVLRTLAILQKELPLKKAAAVTAEIYGVKKNALYKHVIEQNGEAQDE; encoded by the coding sequence ATGAATCAACCTAATCGAGCAGCGGTAACGACATCCACACTGTACATAGTACCCACACCTATTGGTAATCTGGGCGATATCACCCAGCGGGCACTTGATGTGCTGTCTCATGTCGATTTAATTGCTGCAGAAGATACCCGTCATACAGGGCTTCTATTACAGCACTTTGCCATTAACGCACGTTTGTATGCGTTACATGATCATAATGAACAGCAAAAAGCAGATCAATTAATTAGCAAATTACAGCAGGGGCTAAGTATCGCATTAGTCTCTGATGCAGGTACACCATTAATTAACGATCCTGGCTATCATTTAGTCAATCAATGTCGTAAGAATGGCATAAATGTCGTGCCATTACCCGGCGCTTGTGCTGCTATTACTGCACTGTCTGCGGCAGGGCTTCCATCAGATCGTTTCTGTTACGAAGGCTTTTTACCTGCAAAAACAAAAAGTCGTCAAGACTGTTTACGGTCATTATCAGAAGAGCCTCGTACATTGATTTTTTATGAATCAACACACCGGCTGTTAGATAGTTTAGCTGATATGGTGACAGTTTGGGGGGAAGATCGCTACGTAGTATTAGCGAGAGAGCTCACAAAAACGTGGGAAACTATTCAAGGTATGCCTGTTGGTGAATTACTTAAATGGGTTCTTGAAGACGAAAACCGCCGTAAAGGTGAAATGGTATTAATTGTTGAGGGTTATGAAAAACCCGTTGATGACGATTTTTCTCCTGAAGTATTACGGACATTGGCGATTTTACAAAAAGAGTTACCACTGAAAAAAGCAGCCGCAGTCACTGCAGAAATTTATGGTGTGAAGAAAAATGCACTCTATAAGCATGTCATTGAGCAAAATGGTGAAGCTCAAGACGAGTAA